A stretch of the Planctomycetota bacterium genome encodes the following:
- a CDS encoding ABC transporter ATP-binding protein, with translation MPAFWRLARQMLAFRGRIALALLCAFFAGGSLAVGLLGSTPIIDGIFKEQKPLPEVARAINAEGGLAPGVEIPAWLIERLPATPWNGIALLVSVLAIIAVVGAVFQFLHIYLSLTVVHQTVMRVRRRAFRSLLFMPLLSVQQGGVPDGSDREKPLGSADAVSRLIADAEQLSYGLEALLSKAVTQITKGVGALVFAFVVNWWLTLIALLIGPAVFGVIRYFARRIKKAARRAMGHRSEMLSIATEAAQSLRVVKAYTGERRAAARFGVANRRAYRQMLKARTARALSKPLVEVLGVFMLGFLVLVAFKAIDDGHIEPADFVKVLGGLLVAGAALKPLTGLINDIQISAGAAERLEALIDAEAEAGHESGLARLPRHASSIAFEDVAVRYPGAAEPALRGVSLEIRHGERVAIVGPNGSGKTTLLGLLYRVYDPTDGTVRIDGHDLRGVSVRSLRRQIGLVSQETVLFEGTIRENIAYGMPSADDEEIVDALEKARAIEFVREMPGGLDAAVAERGVSLSGGQRQRLAIARAILRDPSILILDEATSMVDSASEAEIGRAMAGFARGRTTIAVAHRLSTVRDADRIVVMEAGGIADIGPHGELLARCELYAELVRTQLADDGDGAARAG, from the coding sequence ATGCCCGCGTTCTGGCGGCTCGCACGGCAGATGCTCGCGTTCCGCGGGCGAATCGCACTGGCGCTGCTCTGCGCCTTCTTCGCGGGCGGCAGCCTGGCGGTCGGGCTTCTGGGCTCGACGCCCATCATCGACGGCATCTTCAAGGAGCAGAAGCCGCTGCCAGAGGTGGCCCGGGCCATCAACGCCGAGGGCGGGCTGGCGCCCGGCGTCGAGATCCCCGCGTGGCTGATCGAGCGGCTGCCGGCGACGCCCTGGAATGGCATCGCCCTGCTGGTCAGCGTGCTGGCGATCATCGCCGTCGTGGGCGCGGTGTTCCAGTTCCTGCACATCTACCTCTCGCTCACGGTGGTGCACCAGACGGTGATGCGGGTGCGGCGGCGCGCGTTCCGCTCGCTGCTGTTCATGCCGCTGCTCAGCGTGCAGCAGGGCGGCGTGCCCGACGGGTCGGACCGCGAGAAGCCGCTGGGCAGCGCCGATGCCGTGAGCCGCCTCATCGCCGACGCCGAGCAGCTGTCGTATGGCCTAGAGGCGCTGCTGAGCAAGGCGGTCACGCAGATCACCAAGGGCGTGGGGGCGCTGGTGTTCGCCTTCGTGGTCAACTGGTGGCTGACGCTGATCGCGCTGCTGATCGGCCCGGCCGTCTTCGGCGTGATCCGCTACTTTGCCCGCCGCATCAAGAAGGCGGCCCGCCGTGCGATGGGTCACCGCTCCGAGATGCTCTCCATCGCGACCGAGGCCGCCCAGTCGCTGCGGGTGGTCAAAGCCTACACGGGCGAGCGCCGGGCCGCGGCGCGGTTCGGCGTGGCCAACCGCCGGGCGTACCGGCAGATGCTCAAGGCGCGCACGGCGCGGGCGCTGTCCAAGCCCCTGGTCGAGGTGCTCGGCGTGTTCATGCTGGGCTTCCTGGTGCTGGTGGCGTTCAAGGCCATCGACGATGGCCACATCGAGCCGGCCGACTTCGTGAAGGTGCTCGGTGGGCTTCTCGTCGCTGGAGCGGCCCTGAAGCCTCTGACGGGGCTGATCAACGACATCCAGATCTCGGCGGGCGCGGCCGAGCGGCTCGAGGCCCTCATCGATGCCGAGGCCGAGGCGGGCCACGAATCCGGGCTTGCACGGCTGCCCAGGCACGCGTCGTCGATCGCCTTCGAGGACGTCGCCGTGCGCTACCCGGGCGCGGCCGAGCCCGCGCTGCGGGGCGTCTCGCTCGAGATCCGCCACGGCGAGCGGGTGGCGATCGTCGGGCCCAACGGTTCGGGCAAGACCACCCTGCTCGGCCTGCTCTATCGCGTCTACGACCCGACCGACGGGACCGTCCGCATCGACGGGCACGATCTACGGGGGGTCTCGGTGCGGTCGCTGCGGCGGCAGATCGGGTTGGTCTCGCAAGAGACGGTGCTCTTCGAGGGCACCATCCGCGAGAACATCGCCTACGGCATGCCGTCGGCGGACGACGAAGAGATCGTCGACGCCCTCGAGAAGGCCCGGGCGATCGAGTTCGTCCGCGAGATGCCCGGCGGGCTGGACGCCGCGGTGGCCGAGCGGGGCGTGTCGCTCTCGGGGGGGCAGCGGCAGCGTCTGGCGATTGCGCGGGCCATCCTGCGGGATCCGAGCATCTTGATCCTCGACGAGGCCACCAGCATGGTCGATTCGGCCTCGGAGGCGGAGATCGGCCGGGCGATGGCCGGTTTTGCCCGCGGACGGACGACGATTGCGGTGGCGCACCGTCTAAGCACGGTGCGGGATGCCGATCGCATCGTCGTCATGGAGGCCGGCGGCATCGCGGACATCGGGCCGCACGGCGAGTTGCTCGCCCGATGCGAGCTGTACGCCGAGCTGGTTCGGACGCAGCTGGCCGACGACGGCGACGGAGCGGCCCGGGCCGGTTGA
- the tuf gene encoding elongation factor Tu, whose protein sequence is MAKEVFERTKPHLNVGTIGHIDHGKSTLTAAMAARSATKRGGKAKSYAEITKGGTVRDASKTVTIHSSHVEYETDNRHYAHVDCPGHADYVKNMITGAAQMDGAILVVAADSGPMPQTREHVLLARQVGVPYIVVALNKVDLVDDEELLELVEMEVRELLSKYDFPGDDTPVIHVQAKAAVEAPDNDDANKGVDELFDALDNYIPEPPREADKPFLMAVEDVFSIKGRGTVSTGRIERGVIKVGDAAEIVGLREEPLSTTITGVEMFNKEMQEGMAGDNCGLLLRGIEKKDVQRGQVIVKPGSIKTHRKFKGEVYVLSKEEGGRHTPFFSGYKPQFYMRTTDVTGSVKLLGGAEMCMPGDNVEFEVDLEGKPVAMEAGLRFAVREGGRTIGSGVVTEILE, encoded by the coding sequence ATGGCGAAAGAGGTCTTCGAGCGGACCAAGCCGCACCTGAACGTCGGCACGATCGGCCACATCGACCACGGCAAGAGCACGCTGACGGCGGCGATGGCCGCGCGGTCGGCGACCAAGCGGGGCGGCAAGGCCAAGAGCTACGCCGAGATCACCAAGGGCGGCACCGTGCGTGACGCCAGCAAGACGGTGACCATCCACTCCAGCCACGTCGAGTACGAGACCGACAACCGGCACTACGCCCACGTCGACTGTCCGGGCCACGCCGACTACGTCAAGAACATGATCACCGGCGCCGCCCAGATGGACGGCGCCATCCTGGTCGTGGCGGCCGACTCGGGCCCGATGCCCCAGACCCGCGAGCACGTGCTGCTCGCTCGCCAGGTGGGCGTGCCCTACATCGTGGTGGCGCTCAACAAGGTCGACCTCGTCGACGACGAGGAGCTGCTCGAGCTGGTGGAGATGGAGGTCCGCGAACTGCTGAGCAAGTACGACTTCCCCGGCGACGACACGCCGGTCATCCACGTGCAGGCCAAGGCCGCCGTCGAGGCGCCCGACAACGACGACGCCAACAAGGGCGTCGACGAGTTGTTCGACGCGCTGGACAACTACATCCCCGAGCCGCCGCGCGAGGCCGACAAGCCGTTCCTGATGGCCGTCGAGGACGTGTTCTCGATCAAGGGCCGCGGCACGGTGTCGACAGGTCGCATCGAGCGCGGGGTGATCAAGGTCGGCGACGCCGCCGAGATCGTCGGCCTTCGGGAGGAGCCGCTGAGCACGACCATCACCGGCGTGGAGATGTTCAACAAGGAGATGCAGGAGGGCATGGCCGGCGACAACTGTGGCCTCTTGCTCCGCGGCATCGAGAAGAAAGACGTCCAGCGCGGGCAGGTCATCGTCAAGCCCGGCTCGATCAAGACCCACCGCAAGTTCAAGGGCGAGGTCTACGTACTGAGCAAGGAGGAGGGCGGCCGCCACACGCCGTTCTTCTCGGGCTACAAGCCGCAGTTCTACATGCGGACCACCGACGTCACGGGCTCGGTCAAGCTGCTGGGCGGCGCCGAGATGTGCATGCCGGGCGACAACGTCGAGTTCGAGGTGGACCTCGAGGGCAAGCCCGTCGCCATGGAGGCCGGCCTGCGGTTCGCCGTGCGTGAGGGCGGCCGCACCATCGGCTCGGGCGTCGTGACCGAGATCCTCGAGTAG
- the rpmG gene encoding 50S ribosomal protein L33: MAKKKGQAREYVWLQCTETGDLNYRTSVNVRGGLPERMKDGIQKYCPRLRKHTTHKIKRK; the protein is encoded by the coding sequence ATGGCCAAGAAGAAGGGCCAGGCCCGCGAGTACGTCTGGCTGCAGTGCACCGAGACGGGCGACCTGAACTATCGCACGTCGGTCAACGTCCGCGGCGGGCTGCCCGAGCGGATGAAGGACGGCATCCAGAAGTACTGCCCGCGGCTGCGCAAGCACACGACGCACAAGATCAAGCGCAAGTAG
- a CDS encoding FAD-binding oxidoreductase has translation MTVSLWNRSPAPPPLDADLAIIGGGVCGLSAALHARRRGLSVVVLERHAAGSGASTRNAGYLMRGMADNYAAACDVLGDALAQQAWRWTEENLRGLQAEGVASLPSYRATPSCLLALDDDEAAQLQRSAELLQRDGFGALLVESGPDSAWASGVPLLGLVNPGDATVDPAELIAMLAAGLGGSVLPGQEVHEIVPASRGAAGRCIVRTGTLEVRAPRVLACTNAYARLLLPPLAGLVDPRRGQMLALACEGARLDYAYYANHGHEYIRQLPSGVIIAGGCRGQFAAEEVGYEDATSPRVQEAIAAFARLLLDRPIRVLARWAGTMGFSPDGMPLVGPVSEDGSVWFCGGFTGHGMSLGYRTAAGAIAGMLDGESADPLATAFALHRCLAPGEALPAAGG, from the coding sequence ATGACCGTCAGCCTCTGGAACCGATCGCCCGCACCCCCCCCGCTCGACGCCGACCTGGCGATCATCGGCGGCGGAGTGTGCGGGCTTTCTGCTGCGCTGCACGCCCGCCGGCGGGGGCTGTCGGTGGTGGTGCTCGAGCGGCACGCGGCGGGTTCGGGGGCCAGCACCCGCAACGCGGGCTACCTGATGCGGGGCATGGCCGACAACTACGCGGCCGCCTGCGACGTGCTGGGCGATGCCCTTGCGCAGCAGGCCTGGCGGTGGACCGAGGAGAACCTCCGCGGGCTGCAGGCCGAGGGCGTGGCGTCTCTGCCGTCCTACCGCGCGACGCCCAGCTGCCTGCTGGCGCTCGATGACGACGAGGCGGCCCAGCTCCAGCGGTCGGCCGAGCTGCTGCAGCGGGACGGCTTCGGCGCGCTGCTGGTGGAGAGCGGTCCGGATAGCGCCTGGGCGAGCGGCGTGCCGCTGCTGGGGCTGGTGAATCCCGGCGACGCCACCGTGGACCCCGCGGAGCTGATCGCGATGCTGGCCGCGGGCCTGGGTGGCTCGGTGCTGCCGGGCCAGGAGGTCCACGAGATCGTGCCGGCTTCGCGCGGCGCCGCCGGCCGATGCATCGTGCGGACGGGCACGCTCGAGGTGCGTGCACCGCGGGTGCTGGCGTGCACGAATGCGTACGCCCGGCTGCTGCTGCCGCCGCTGGCGGGCCTGGTCGACCCCAGGCGGGGCCAGATGCTCGCGCTGGCGTGCGAGGGCGCGCGGCTGGACTACGCGTACTACGCCAACCACGGGCACGAGTACATCCGCCAGCTGCCCAGTGGCGTGATCATCGCCGGCGGATGCCGCGGCCAGTTCGCGGCCGAGGAGGTCGGCTACGAGGACGCCACGTCGCCGCGGGTGCAGGAGGCGATCGCGGCCTTCGCGCGGCTGCTGCTGGATCGCCCCATCCGGGTGCTGGCCCGCTGGGCGGGCACGATGGGCTTCTCGCCCGACGGCATGCCACTGGTGGGTCCGGTGAGCGAGGACGGCTCGGTGTGGTTCTGCGGCGGGTTCACGGGCCACGGCATGTCGCTGGGCTACCGGACCGCCGCCGGCGCGATCGCCGGCATGCTCGACGGCGAATCGGCCGACCCGCTCGCGACGGCCTTTGCGTTGCATCGCTGCCTGGCGCCGGGCGAGGCCCTGCCCGCGGCCGGTGGCTGA
- a CDS encoding GC-type dockerin domain-anchored protein, with protein MRSWFSGVGVVALVCSLAEPAAACPADLDGDGTLTVFDFLAFQNLFDAGDPAADFDGDGELTIFDFLAFQNAFDAGCPSGPIEADLVARSLAVFPHAEIVGTFAAGDAAFVAVDTDAFPGIADRDVDLFVVAARSADEWAADPMLADARVSGSQVVRFPGGAFVDNVLAIAGAPLLTPPSTEAAVALGYDLVLDVDRDGTLSDGDLVDGAGDATGFWYAKDLVRPGPFATAPALDYAVSWPGLPASRVRERLVYPDEPSLTGMPVVIIAHGNGHDYRWYDFVQQHLASHGYVVMSHQDDTIPGIEAASDSILRHADAFLGGYAGFAPELAGRVDTSRVFWIGHSRGGEGVVRATSKIVDGVYTPTNYTLDDIRITCSIAPTVWRGTLSQIHGQNYHLLFGAADGDVCGCPHRDDRQSYQLYERGTGTKQVTYVHGADHNDFNCCGFDDFTGPPATEIGRAEAQRIANATWLALAERYLKDQSWADEFLWRSQKSLQSPSIGQASTIIREQDPGPAGGGLVIDDYQSQPATTVASSGAAVSFTVAGLTEGRLEDNDSAFTATSSDPMNGMTRASASASDVSAGVVFEWDGADAAYAFALPAGLRDLSDFGSLSMRAAQATRDPLTTASPAPLSFSVTLVDGNGVGSTVSTAAYGSAIRDPYARTGFGSGAGWQNEFETIRLRLVDFTRDGRAIDLADVAEIRLEFGPSFGSTGGRIGLDDVRLLP; from the coding sequence ATGCGCAGCTGGTTCTCGGGCGTTGGAGTCGTCGCTCTGGTCTGCTCGCTGGCGGAGCCCGCCGCGGCCTGCCCGGCGGACCTGGACGGCGATGGCACGCTGACCGTCTTCGACTTCCTGGCCTTCCAGAACCTCTTCGACGCGGGTGATCCGGCGGCGGACTTCGACGGCGATGGCGAGTTGACCATCTTCGACTTCCTGGCCTTCCAGAACGCCTTCGATGCCGGCTGCCCGAGCGGACCGATCGAGGCGGACCTGGTCGCCCGATCGCTGGCGGTCTTCCCGCACGCCGAGATCGTGGGCACGTTCGCGGCGGGGGACGCCGCGTTCGTCGCCGTCGATACCGACGCCTTCCCCGGCATCGCGGATCGCGACGTGGACCTGTTCGTGGTCGCGGCGCGATCGGCCGACGAATGGGCCGCCGACCCGATGCTGGCTGACGCGCGGGTGTCGGGATCGCAGGTCGTCCGCTTCCCGGGCGGCGCATTCGTGGACAACGTGCTGGCGATCGCCGGTGCGCCGCTGCTCACGCCGCCGTCCACCGAGGCGGCCGTCGCGCTGGGGTACGACTTGGTGCTGGATGTGGACCGCGACGGGACGCTGTCCGACGGCGATCTCGTCGACGGCGCCGGCGACGCCACGGGCTTCTGGTACGCCAAGGACCTGGTGCGGCCCGGGCCGTTCGCGACGGCGCCGGCCCTGGACTACGCGGTCAGCTGGCCCGGGCTGCCCGCGTCGCGGGTGCGGGAGCGGCTGGTGTATCCCGACGAGCCGAGCCTGACCGGCATGCCGGTGGTCATCATCGCGCACGGCAACGGGCACGACTACCGCTGGTACGACTTCGTGCAGCAGCACCTCGCATCGCACGGCTACGTCGTGATGAGCCACCAGGACGACACCATCCCGGGCATCGAGGCCGCCAGCGATTCCATCCTCCGGCACGCCGACGCCTTCCTGGGCGGCTACGCGGGCTTCGCGCCCGAGCTCGCCGGCCGGGTCGATACGAGCCGGGTGTTCTGGATCGGCCACAGCCGCGGGGGCGAGGGCGTCGTGCGGGCGACGAGCAAGATCGTCGACGGCGTGTACACCCCGACGAACTACACGCTCGACGACATCCGTATTACGTGCAGCATCGCGCCGACGGTCTGGCGGGGCACGCTGAGCCAGATCCACGGGCAGAACTACCACCTGCTCTTCGGGGCGGCGGACGGCGACGTGTGCGGCTGTCCGCACCGCGATGACCGCCAGAGCTACCAGCTCTACGAGCGGGGCACGGGCACCAAGCAGGTCACCTACGTGCACGGGGCCGACCACAACGACTTCAACTGCTGCGGCTTCGACGACTTCACCGGCCCGCCGGCGACGGAGATCGGCCGGGCCGAGGCCCAGCGGATCGCCAACGCAACCTGGCTGGCGCTGGCCGAGCGGTACCTCAAGGACCAGAGCTGGGCAGACGAGTTCCTGTGGCGGAGCCAGAAGTCGCTGCAGTCGCCATCGATCGGCCAGGCGTCGACGATCATCCGCGAGCAGGATCCCGGGCCGGCGGGCGGCGGGCTGGTCATCGACGACTACCAGAGCCAGCCGGCGACGACCGTCGCGAGCTCGGGCGCCGCCGTGAGCTTCACGGTGGCGGGTCTCACCGAGGGCCGCCTCGAGGACAACGACTCGGCGTTCACCGCCACGAGCAGCGATCCCATGAACGGCATGACGCGGGCGAGTGCGTCGGCGTCGGACGTCTCGGCGGGCGTGGTCTTCGAGTGGGACGGTGCCGACGCGGCCTACGCGTTCGCATTGCCCGCGGGCCTGCGCGACCTGTCGGACTTCGGTTCGCTGTCGATGCGGGCGGCGCAGGCGACGCGGGACCCCCTGACTACCGCGAGCCCGGCGCCCCTGTCCTTCTCGGTGACGCTCGTCGATGGCAACGGCGTCGGAAGCACCGTGTCGACGGCGGCCTATGGCAGCGCCATCCGCGATCCCTACGCCCGCACGGGCTTCGGATCGGGCGCCGGCTGGCAGAACGAGTTCGAGACCATCCGCCTCCGGCTGGTCGATTTCACCCGCGATGGGCGGGCCATCGACCTCGCGGACGTCGCCGAGATCCGGCTGGAGTTCGGGCCCTCGTTCGGCAGCACGGGCGGGCGGATCGGGCTCGACGACGTCCGCCTGCTGCCGTGA
- a CDS encoding GC-type dockerin domain-anchored protein gives MQRIRAHTLAAAAGLVIAAPALAQDCPADLDGDGELTVFDFLEFQNLFGAGDPRADFDGSGDLDIFDFLAFQNAFNDGCPEDPIALELASVDLPGFPFATFPRTFDTGEALFVSLDPEAVDIPGGFVDVYIVEDKTAAEWASDPSLADARGFPQAGSFGGGASTADNQLAQGGVALLDADAGESIGVPYDVVIDVDRDGALGDGDFIDGLDGVGFWLFKDLTTAGPVATTRVNTYTASFPGIPSSRDQQRLTYPTDIASRDNVPVVIISHGNGQQYVWYDYMHDHFASHGWVVMSHENDTVPGIETASSTTLRHTDYFFGNLDTIAGGALDGRLDQSRTVWIGHSRGGEGVVRAYDRIVTGSYNPTNYDLDDILVVSSIAPTDFGVRALPGDVNYHFIYGSSDGDVRGRPGGGSKPFAIYERGTGNKQVTYIQGADHNDFNCCGFNDFQGPPATQIGRAEVQQVAKIDWLATIQHYVRDNEPALDIFERQWESMALPGVRESTVVDNEYQPVTAATRLVIDDFQTQPSTTRASSGADVSFTVSNLVEAQMRDVDGSLTWSPSDPMNGMTRVRPSSPDNPRGVVFDWSVGSPASITYGLVGGQVDVSGFESLAFRACQGTRHPETVAELGDLSFTVTLVDASGTSSSIDFGVYGGGVEEPYQRTGEGSGAGWANEFETIVLPLADFLRDGSGLDLTEIATIRFEFGAAFGSARGRVAMDDIEFRGN, from the coding sequence ATGCAACGCATCCGAGCACACACCCTGGCCGCCGCGGCCGGCCTTGTCATCGCCGCGCCCGCGCTGGCGCAGGACTGCCCGGCCGATCTGGACGGCGACGGCGAGCTGACCGTCTTCGACTTCCTGGAGTTCCAGAACCTGTTCGGCGCGGGCGATCCCCGCGCCGACTTCGACGGCAGCGGCGACCTGGACATCTTCGACTTCCTGGCCTTCCAGAACGCCTTCAACGACGGCTGCCCGGAGGATCCGATCGCCCTCGAGCTGGCCAGCGTCGATCTGCCCGGCTTTCCGTTCGCGACCTTCCCGCGGACGTTCGACACCGGCGAGGCGCTCTTCGTGTCGCTCGATCCCGAAGCCGTCGACATCCCCGGCGGGTTCGTGGACGTCTACATCGTCGAAGACAAGACCGCGGCCGAATGGGCCAGCGATCCGAGCCTGGCCGACGCCCGCGGCTTCCCGCAGGCCGGCAGCTTCGGCGGCGGTGCGTCGACGGCGGACAACCAGCTCGCCCAGGGCGGCGTCGCGTTGCTCGACGCCGACGCGGGCGAGAGCATCGGCGTGCCCTACGACGTCGTGATCGACGTCGACCGCGATGGTGCGCTCGGCGACGGCGACTTCATCGACGGCCTCGACGGCGTGGGCTTCTGGCTGTTCAAGGACCTGACCACCGCCGGCCCCGTCGCGACCACCCGCGTGAACACGTACACCGCGAGCTTCCCGGGCATCCCCTCCAGCCGCGACCAGCAGCGGCTGACCTACCCGACGGACATCGCCAGCAGGGACAACGTGCCGGTGGTCATCATCAGCCACGGCAACGGTCAGCAGTACGTCTGGTACGACTACATGCACGACCACTTCGCCAGCCACGGCTGGGTGGTGATGAGCCACGAGAACGACACGGTGCCGGGCATCGAGACCGCCAGCAGCACCACGCTGCGGCACACCGACTACTTCTTCGGCAACCTGGACACCATCGCCGGCGGCGCGCTGGATGGCCGTCTCGACCAGTCCCGCACGGTGTGGATCGGCCACAGCCGCGGCGGCGAGGGCGTGGTCCGCGCCTACGACCGCATCGTTACGGGCAGCTACAACCCGACCAACTACGACCTGGACGACATCCTCGTCGTGTCGAGCATCGCGCCCACCGATTTCGGCGTGCGGGCGCTGCCGGGCGATGTCAACTACCACTTCATCTACGGCTCGTCGGACGGAGACGTCCGCGGCCGTCCGGGCGGCGGCAGCAAGCCCTTCGCGATCTACGAGCGGGGCACGGGCAACAAGCAGGTGACCTACATCCAGGGGGCCGACCACAACGACTTCAATTGCTGCGGCTTCAACGATTTCCAGGGTCCCCCGGCGACGCAGATCGGCCGCGCCGAGGTCCAGCAGGTCGCGAAGATCGACTGGCTGGCGACCATCCAGCACTACGTGCGGGACAACGAGCCGGCTCTGGACATCTTCGAGCGGCAGTGGGAGAGCATGGCGCTCCCGGGCGTCCGCGAGTCCACCGTCGTCGACAACGAGTACCAGCCGGTGACGGCCGCGACCCGGCTGGTGATCGACGACTTCCAGACGCAGCCGTCGACCACGCGGGCGAGCTCCGGCGCCGACGTCAGCTTCACGGTGTCCAACCTCGTTGAGGCCCAGATGCGGGACGTCGACGGCTCGCTCACCTGGTCGCCCTCGGACCCCATGAACGGCATGACCCGCGTGCGGCCGAGCTCCCCCGATAACCCCCGGGGCGTGGTGTTTGATTGGTCGGTGGGTTCGCCGGCCAGCATCACCTACGGCCTCGTGGGCGGGCAGGTGGACGTCAGCGGCTTCGAGTCGCTGGCCTTCCGCGCCTGCCAGGGCACCCGCCATCCCGAGACCGTGGCCGAGCTGGGCGACCTGAGCTTCACCGTCACGCTCGTGGACGCCTCGGGCACCAGCAGCTCGATCGACTTCGGCGTGTACGGCGGCGGCGTCGAGGAGCCCTACCAGCGGACGGGCGAGGGCAGCGGCGCGGGCTGGGCCAACGAGTTCGAGACCATCGTGCTGCCCCTGGCCGACTTCCTCCGCGATGGATCGGGGCTGGACCTCACCGAGATCGCCACCATCCGCTTCGAGTTCGGGGCGGCCTTCGGCTCGGCGCGCGGCCGGGTGGCGATGGACGACATCGAGTTCCGGGGCAATTAG
- a CDS encoding ATP-binding cassette domain-containing protein: protein MPAALAIHDLSFRYDRSASDAPPVVRVGAFELAAGEHALLRGASGLGKTTLLQLIAGLLEPTLGTVEIAGRDIHGLRGATRDRFRGRHVGMVFQTFNLLHGFTARENVLAALMFGDLSAREHDGRADELLGRLGIERGDALPETLSVGQQQRVAVARAIAARPTLVLADEPTASLDPENAGVAMELLRSTCEAEGASLLCVSHDPEAARWFERVEDLRDLAGRSEAA from the coding sequence ATGCCCGCGGCCCTGGCCATCCACGATCTCAGCTTCCGCTACGACCGGTCGGCGTCCGACGCGCCGCCGGTCGTTCGCGTTGGGGCCTTCGAGCTGGCGGCGGGCGAGCACGCCCTGCTGCGGGGCGCGTCGGGGCTGGGCAAGACGACGCTGCTGCAGCTGATCGCCGGCCTGCTCGAGCCCACGCTCGGCACCGTCGAGATTGCGGGCCGGGATATCCACGGGCTGCGGGGCGCCACCCGGGACCGCTTCCGCGGCCGGCACGTCGGCATGGTGTTCCAGACCTTCAACTTGCTGCACGGCTTCACCGCGCGGGAGAACGTGCTGGCGGCGCTCATGTTCGGCGATCTGTCCGCACGCGAGCACGATGGTCGAGCCGACGAGCTCCTCGGCCGGCTGGGCATCGAGCGCGGCGACGCGCTGCCCGAGACGCTGAGTGTCGGCCAGCAGCAGCGGGTCGCGGTGGCGCGGGCGATCGCGGCCCGACCCACGCTCGTGCTGGCCGACGAGCCGACCGCGAGCCTGGACCCCGAGAACGCGGGCGTAGCCATGGAGTTGCTCCGCTCGACCTGCGAGGCTGAGGGCGCCTCGCTGCTGTGCGTCAGCCACGACCCCGAGGCCGCTCGCTGGTTCGAGCGCGTCGAGGACTTGCGGGACCTCGCCGGCCGATCGGAGGCGGCCTGA
- a CDS encoding ABC transporter permease codes for MPLSDGRVVARSLLGRRFSSITTVLTVSIAVALLLTILSMRDAAKQTLQRGAGNMHLVVSAEPSPLVSVLNGLFHAGTPSQVLTWVQVQQLQRDPRLAYAIPIQQGDSYADYPVTAVPAEFFEKFSPDAGFDPDAPDAGRRWGLSQGRGIADRFEVVLGDRVARETGLDLGDTIVLTCGLAGAGFVHGDFEYEVVGVLEPSGTSHDRVVFADLVSGWIIHAHDRLQRQNPGETIELTEESLTTADRLVTGVYVRGVVRPGRQASAAIAELAAELRRNPTITVASPSAEIDALFRIVSRVDQVLLAMAAAVLVAGAVSIMLALYSATEQRRREIATFRVLGASGGRIVRWVLAEAVLLGCAGVVLGVVLSLAGGWAVAAALKAQLGLVVDPTVSPAAIGWIGIAAVLLAALAGIAPALLAYRTSVAMNLRPLG; via the coding sequence ATGCCGCTGTCCGATGGCCGCGTGGTGGCGCGGAGCCTGCTGGGCCGGCGGTTCTCGTCGATCACCACGGTGCTGACCGTCTCGATCGCGGTGGCGCTCTTGCTGACCATCCTGAGCATGCGGGATGCGGCCAAGCAGACGCTCCAGCGGGGCGCGGGCAACATGCACCTCGTCGTGTCGGCCGAGCCCTCGCCGCTGGTGTCGGTGCTCAACGGGCTGTTCCACGCCGGCACGCCGAGCCAGGTGCTGACCTGGGTGCAGGTGCAGCAGCTCCAGCGGGACCCGAGGCTGGCCTACGCCATCCCCATCCAGCAGGGCGACAGCTACGCGGACTATCCCGTCACCGCGGTGCCGGCGGAGTTCTTCGAGAAGTTCAGCCCGGATGCGGGCTTCGATCCCGATGCCCCCGATGCCGGTCGGCGGTGGGGCCTATCGCAGGGTCGTGGCATCGCGGATCGCTTCGAGGTCGTGCTGGGCGATCGGGTGGCGCGGGAGACCGGGCTGGACCTGGGCGACACCATCGTGCTGACCTGCGGCCTGGCGGGCGCGGGCTTCGTGCACGGCGACTTCGAGTACGAGGTCGTCGGCGTGCTCGAGCCCAGCGGCACCTCGCACGACCGCGTGGTCTTCGCGGATCTCGTTTCCGGCTGGATCATCCATGCGCACGATCGGCTGCAGCGGCAGAACCCCGGTGAGACCATCGAGCTGACCGAGGAGTCGCTCACGACGGCCGACCGCCTGGTGACGGGCGTGTACGTCCGCGGCGTGGTGCGGCCCGGCCGCCAGGCGTCGGCGGCGATCGCGGAGCTGGCGGCGGAGCTCCGCCGCAACCCGACGATCACCGTGGCGTCGCCGTCGGCTGAGATCGACGCGCTCTTTCGCATCGTCAGCCGCGTGGACCAGGTGCTGCTGGCGATGGCCGCCGCGGTACTGGTCGCCGGCGCGGTCTCGATCATGCTCGCGCTCTACTCGGCCACCGAGCAGCGACGTCGTGAGATCGCCACCTTCCGGGTGCTGGGCGCCAGCGGCGGACGGATCGTGCGATGGGTGCTGGCCGAGGCCGTGCTGCTCGGGTGCGCGGGTGTCGTGCTGGGCGTCGTGCTCAGCCTCGCGGGCGGCTGGGCGGTGGCCGCGGCGCTCAAGGCCCAGCTCGGGCTCGTGGTCGACCCCACGGTTTCCCCGGCCGCGATCGGGTGGATCGGCATCGCGGCCGTCCTGCTGGCCGCGCTCGCGGGGATCGCGCCGGCGCTGCTCGCGTATCGGACCAGCGTGGCGATGAATCTGCGTCCGCTGGGCTAG